gaggaagagttggttgtttatcgcgtgtatgacaactataactaatttatcagatagtaactggaataatccttgcatctgtgatcgaattaagtgaaccatctccgaagttgtctcttggctagagttcgtccattattatttttattgtgataattagttatttgagttgtagttattttattttaattaatttattccaagtaatttagttactatcattttcaaaacccccccatatctggaacttgagaagaaattaaattatccccagtccctgtggattcgaccctgcttaccgctatatacagaatttgtattttatttaagcaggtatttattattgcacaggtttgacgcctgtcaatttttggcgccgttgccggggactggtgccagattaaattgtttctttttgagttcatcttgtttttattttttatttatttttctcttattttttttattatagtttatggcttctaacactccgtattttggtgatagactggattttgttTCCGGGGAAGGCGATGAGACTAGTTTTTTTGCTAAGTTTGCATATTCAGTGGCAgtaaactctattagagaaagaatggctgctgcaacctgtaaaatttgttatgccagggatcattcgaccggtatgtgccccgaatatcaagataatctgagtgtcccactcaataattatggagatttttcaccatggtctcaaacgtggtataaccctaatccaaacgggtatgatcaaggatggtgggataactccagttataattatacaacaggGCCACTAGATTTTCAACAGCTAGAGTCTCAAGAACcgtcatccatgtcaggtatgtctcttgaagaaatggttgaattaatagctactaacacatatcaaattcaacaggAGGTATATCAacttcaacaggagacacaaaagATGAGTGAAGAGATGAAAGAAGCAAGGCTTGAATGGGCATTTAAAACGAGCAAATTGATTTCTCCAGTTTTTAAAGAATTGTCCTCACCGACTATTATCGACcatgaggaagatgagagtgcaattattctgacaaatgacatggtactgcaagagtctcgagaagaagaatctaaagatgtagttgaaaagaaagttgaagagCAAGAATTGAGACCCCAACatcaaatggttcaagtgaatgaatccagtgaactatctccaaatgcggtgacatctcctccattccttgatcaatattttcctgactcttattctttaattcttgttagtgagattgattttattataccagacgattttgaatttcatgccaggaataaattaagagtcatgatggcaaaatatctcgaaccaataagtgctcttgatggaggagtgagtgaagaTTTAAGATCatcacttgtttgtttggtgccatttactagtccatggaagcccgtagctcgtgtgcccaagaattactctatttacgagggctatcaggattacatagaagatgaagcactgaaacgagccacaagattttatcctccatgaatacACATGAaaatgtctagccaaaaacattaaagaaaggcgctacttgggaggcaacccaagactatttgtttcagttttcatgcatttttgaagttttagttaGGTGTTGGTAGCAATTAATAGTTTGATGTTTGGTGACAGGGAATTGGCatttaggcgtgcccacgccaggtggtcacgcctgagggaaagaaattttcgttcaggatctgcgaactctatagcagttagacgtgcccacgctagGTGGTCACGCTAACGGTGCGAGAAATTTCGCCGGATGGTCAAAAGATGAGGGAGcggttaggcgtgcccacgcctaagACTGGGTttctttgtaaaaaaaaaaaaaaaaaaaaaagttaaaaaatttcacattgagaaaattcaaaaactcaaaaaaaaaaaacatttttttcttttttcttcaaaaattcaaattttgaaatttcaaattcgggaagaaaatttggaaaaaaacattgaaaaaaaaaacccaaaaactattttttttttctccttcttttctttttctttctttctttcttttttttttttcctttctttcttttctttcttccttcttccccgCTACtttccctttttcccttttcttttcttcttcccctGCCCACGGCCGTCCACCCACAGCTCGCCGAGCTCCGCCGCGTCTCGCCGTCCGCCACCTTCACACCACCACCGCATCACTCCGCCTCCACGCTCCAAGCTCCAAGCTCCATCAGCCGCCACTCATTTCTCTCCCACAGCCCGTGACCGCCGCTAACCCGCTATCTCCACCAGCGGCTGCAACCTCGCACGCCACCAATTCCACCCTTTCTCTGCTGTCTTGCGCGCACCACCAGGCGCGACAGCCGCGGGCCTCACCTTTCCCCCTACTGTCTACCATCCTCAGCCGCACGCCACAGCCAGCCCATCGCCACGCGCAGCCCAGCGAGCACGCCGTCCGCCGCAGCTTCACAAGCCACCTCCAAGCTCGCCGCGCCTCGGCCGCGTCACCATCCTCAGCCGCCTACCTCCAGCTCGCTTCCACCCCAGCACCAGCTCCAACCCTCTCGCGGCCGTCCACCCCAGCACGTTaccacctgtcaatttttgacaggtggaggtattgCAATTCCTGCCTCAATTTGTCTTATTCTGAACCCTAAATTGCGAAATTTTGTACCCTTGCTTGGGCTTCTTGTTGGAAAACAGCAGGCAGTGATTTTAGACATTTTCTGGGGTTAATTTTGGGTAGAGCTGAGTTAAACTGCTGCGATATTTGGGGGTACTTTGGGAGTAAGTTGCCCATTGCTTCTGGCTTTAATTTCCGCTCATTTTTTGCGTTGCTGGGTGTTAGAATCCATGTTgttcactaggttggttatttgctttaatttctCCCTATACactcaccagtggtactggtgatGGTAGTTGTTTAACATCTGCTAATCGTGTGTTCTGGATTGCCTAATAAAGCGAGTTGTGACTACTGGGCATTTATGATTGAGTCGTTCCTGACCACCCTGTGATTGAGTGTTTGGATAAAGCAGGGGGTGAGTTAGGCAATTTCTAGGGTAAAATTTTGGACGGAATTGGGTTTAATTGCTGCCATACGTGGGGATATTTTTCTGATATTTATTGAGTTGCTGCTGTTTGATTTAAATCCTCCCTGTGTgtacaccagtggtactggttgcatTGTTGCTTACAGTTTCTTGATCCTTAGTGCTTAAATTGTTTTTCGAATCCTGAACTGTGGTTGCTGGAATTGCCAATTTCTGTGGTCAATTGCTAATTTTAGCAGGTTGAATTGGGTAATTAACTGTCCAATTGGAGACAGTTGTTACGATTTTGGGTCCATTTGTGTCTAAATTGTATAATTTGTGTCGAGTTGTGGGTAATTTGCTACGGCTGTTGGTTAAATTAAGAGGTGCCTGTTACGCTTAAATTTGCTTATTGAAGTGGTTACCTCTAATTGTCTTGCTCAGGAGCATTTTATCCTTTTGGTTTCCTTTACTAAGCTctttggaacacttgttgcattTTGGACTGTCTTGATTCTGAATTTGACTACGTTTGGACCATAGGTGcttattgattgcaattgctATAAGTGTTGGGGTATTTGTATGTCCTCTGGGTGGTTGAATTGTGCTTTTTATTCGTTGGGTTGGCTTTAAAATTgttattgctttgaattttCGGCTTCCATTATTTGTTGGCAATTGTAGTCTCTTGTTGCTTAGAGTGATATCTAGAGTCCATGGTGAAGCCACGATTGGCACCAGCTTCAGATGCGAGTTGGTCCACAATTTCCACCTGAACCGCCCCTATTTTGATGACTTCAGGGAAGTGCCGTCGCCCCTCTCCTTCCTTCTGCTTTtacattatcacattgagggcaatgtgtcaCATAGGTGTGGGGAGGGACAGCTGTGGTACAGCTAGTATttctaatttttagtttttacatgttttcctttatttttgttatttgttctatttttcgtttattttcttttctttctttttagtggTCAGTCTTcatatgaataccaagtttGATGCTGGATTATTATCTCTAAAtctgctattgccaagtttATTAATAAAAAGGTATCAAGTTGATGTGGTTGAGCTCAGGAACATCCCTCTGGTGAATATCAGTAATTGCttgacttttctaatttttggttaacttttctaggcataaaGAATGATAgttggcatttttcatgtgaattggtccagttattaattttagttctctatatttggaaatttgaggctggctgctgttattttttatttttagttattgtgTTGTATGGTtgtaaataagagttgactgtactccgctagtgattactactgagtaatcgggaatcttcacctaaagtgtcgattttcgcgtcaaaaggtagtagttgCTATGAGTGTGTGGTCCTGTAGCGattggagctgagtaaccgggctctttcatctgtcaaatgttggagttcgcgtcaaaaggctctaagggctatagactaagtcttttgttactcaaaaaaaaaaaaaaagagaaaaaaataaaataaagattgtGTTAATATGTGAACAAGTCAGCTTGCCGGTTTGTGATCTTAATGTCGAGATTTTGATTAATGGTTGGACCATTTACTGATAGatgtgagcaaccattccttttccttagattagtttgctttaaattggaggagttggtgATTGGGAAGCTAACCGGGtggtttttctttgattttaacctgtgatgcttgatatatgtttttctgGGTACCTTGGCAATACGGTAATTGGAGCAATAGCCATTATTAAATTTCGGTGTTCAattgttgttctcatgcttgagggcaagcatggttcaggtgtggggggaattgatagggtataatttgttagtaattttattattaatttcctctTTTATCCCtgccaaatattgtgttaattgtcGATATCTACTTAGATTTGGTATCTGGATTTAATTTCAGGGAATGAagcaaaaaattaccaaaaaggagggacttgcTCCATAAGTGGGAGACTTAAGAAGAAAGTCCCATGGACTTGGCCCACAAGAGGAGACGGATTGCCTTGGTCTTTGCTCCTGGCTGACTAGTAGCCGCGGACCAAGAGTCCTAAAACATCAACGgagctttcttcttgtatttcttTTAGCTTCCCAATTTCGGTGGGGACCACGAGAGGAGAAAAGGCTTTTTCTTCATTTGGCCTTTAAGAGAAGTAACGTACAGAGATGGGAAACAAGAAGCAATTCggcagagtttccttcttggactttgactctcAATTCGGCGGGATCCACGCACTAGGAGAGGCATTAGTCCTCTTTGGCTTTAAAAACAAGTACACGGATGGAGATCAGGGGATGAATACTTTTTATCTTTAGTTCTTATCGAAGCTTTaggatagttttagttttttcgtttctttcttGGCTCTTTTGATGGCCTGGACCTCAGTGGAATTACTtgaagattttctcatgaggcgtggctaagtttgtctagtcaagaacaacggaggatttggttctactaaatttgtgagatcgaattagtttttatttattcccattattcactggtatttgtctatcttctgctttatgttcatatggttgttttattattcgattatccagggcccggattctagattaattcaataacctgaagccaattagggtagttaaatccgtaattgtttaattattctaaactggtggcaactggcatgattgggtttgtgtcagggagataggcaggctaacttaaagagaccctcgtagcgtgttgattggttagaattaggctcttctaattattcatgcaattagggaattgaacttctatggtcgtacctagggttatttcctgattagagaaatagtcaacggtcgtacattggctatcgacaaattgaggaagagttggttgtttatcacatgtatgacaactataactaatttatcagatagtaactggaataatccttgcatctgtgatcgaattaagtgaaccatctccgaagttgtctcttggctagagttcgtccattattatttttattgtgataattagttatttgagttgtagttattttattttaattaatttattccaagtaatttagttactatcattttcaaaacccccccatatctggaacttgagaagaaattaaattatccccaatccctgtgcgtggattcgaccctgcttaccgctgtatacagaatttgtattttatttaagcaggtatttattattgcacaggtttgacGCCTATCACATATCCACCTTAAGAATACCACGAAAACCCCGCAATTTAGATCTCACTTCGAGAATCTTGTATGCACCATCTTCTAGATTATAAAGTAGTAAAAGGGACTTAACTTTCAGCAATAACTCCCCCCTCTTTGATAAGAACACAGGGTGGACATTAAGGTGGAATCCAAGCCGACATTGAAGATCTTTAGGATAGCGAATCGAGCACATTTTGGTCCAGGATTGTGTAGCTCCATAGTCAGTCATAATCCAGACATCTAGGTCGGGAGTATGAAGCCAAAAGAAAGCAAGGCGTCCTTCCCCTAAAACTCCTATACTCCATCTCAAAGCATTCGACTTTCTCTTATAATTTTCTGGAAGTTCTATCTCCCCATAAGTCTCGTCAGCCAAATcaaaactaacaattttgtATGAAGGATAGTGATCTTCCTCCTCGTGATGAAAGGTTCCGCTCCAATGGAGCTTTCCATCAACAAAATATCCCCCTTGAAATGGCAGAAagcaatattttttgaaaacctCATTCGTCTTCCAGGAATTAGTCCTTTGACTATAAATTTCAACATCATAATCCTCAGCAATTTTCTCAGGCGAGCGGACACGTAAAAATGCGATAAATTTGTAATCATCATGCAACTCATCATACCCGAACCCATATGCTGCCACATCAGAATTCTCGAAATCAAAACCAAAACTGCATTGAGGCAGTTTCCTGTATTTCCTGATCGATGGGttccataaaaaaaaacataggtCACGGATAGAATCTGAAGCAAACGGATTGAATGTGTATTCCATTGCAATGCAAACCAACCCGTTACATGAACCCACAATATCAATTGATTTTTTCGCGGGATGTTGAATTTTTGTAGCCTCAGTCATGGATGATGCAACCATATGTGTTACCATGTCGGTTGCCTCGATCGTGGGAGAATATAACACAGAGTCAAAATTACATTCTGTGAGGAAATCAAGGACAGGGGAAAAAGTACTAGAGAAAATCAGCTTACGGTGAGCAGTATTGCGGGCGTTAGATGTTTCCTTGAGATGGGTTTTGATGAATTCAGGGCTTGAGATTAAAGAATTCCAAGATTTCGAAACGCACGTGAATCTCAAAAGGGACTTAACTAGGAGCCGTAAGAGGATATCAAAGATGAGTTCAGGAGGGAGATGACCATGGGGAACCTTGGGAGCTGTGCTTTCCATTATTTGAGGAATTGATTTTAGGTTTGCCTGCCACCACACAtgttaaataaattaaataaaacaaaagtctCAAAAGATTGGTAAAGGAAGAAACGACAGGGGGCTAAacggagaagaagaagataaataGTAATGGagctaaaatcaaattttgattaagaaaaatgagctaaaaagccAATTTCACCAGTTGGAGGTCGGACTAAGAAAGCACTATTTGTTGGTTTCCCAATCTCATTTGACAACAGGTTAAATAATCAGTCCACCTCAAAGTTTTCTCCGTGTTGCATTTTATCCTACTGACCTAACTTATTAGTTCATATGAGGGAATTTTTCTTTGgttgactaaaaaaaaaatcgagcTATTTAGAATTTTAGTAGTGTTAGGAGTTGATTTGTTATTTAAATGAAGCTATTTAGAATTTTAGTGGTTTTAGAAATTGATTTGTTATTTGGTAACTAGAATTAGAATTAGTATCAAAGTTGAATTGGGTTTAGATGTTAATATTGGAATAGGTTGTATTTCTGTTTAAGGGCTTGGAGTTAGATTGAGGTAAAATTAGGAAAACCGTCCgcaaatttggagttttgaataTGTGATAGATTAAAAGCTTTAGTTTCTCCTGTACCATACTTTTCTTTGTTGCCATCCTTATTTTATGTTACAATTCTCGACTTTGGCTTATCCTGATTATGACCACAAAACAGGCAAGACACCTTTCTCTAAAACCTCCTATAGTCCATCTATAGAAATGATCCCTTGGATATTTCGGCTGTCCCATATGATCTGTGAGTTCAACCTCCCCAGAGCTCTCATTAGCCAAATCCAAACTAACAATTTCCTTTTCACAACGGTGGTAATAACTGCCTGAATTCGGGGTCCAATGAAGCTTGTCATTTGAAAATGTACCACCAGTTTTAGTAGTTACACGCCAATCTTGTAGAACAAGAATATGTTTGGCACCCTGATTCCTCTCCCAAGAATTAGTCCTTTGAGTAAAAACTTTAACCACTTGCTCACCTGGATCAAGAACCAAGCATAGAACTAAGTTAGCAACAACTTTGTAATCATCGTGCAATTCATCATGCCCAAACCCGTATGTAAGAAGACAGCTATGTACGGCAGTAGAATCCGTGTATCGGAATTCAAGACCAGAATCAGGCAGTCTCTTGTATTTCCTGTTGGATGGGTTCCACAAAAATAAGTGTCGCTTCTGGGTAGCAATGCAAACCCAATACGTTAACTGCTCTTGGATATGTTTCTTCAAATCTTCAGAATTGATTGGTCGAGGTATTGAATCGTAGGTGGAATAATTCATGTTTGTTGCCTCAGTGATGGGTGCGCATGCATAATGCTGAGTTAAGATCACATCCTTCGAGTTCAGGATTGGGTACTATATACATGAAACTAGAGAAAATTAGCTTGTGGGGAGGAAATGATGCTTTGAGATGGGCTTTGATGAATTGTGAGCTTGAGATTAACGAATGCCAAGATTTGGAACCGCATATGAATCTGACAAGGGATTTGACTGGGAGCCATGAGATTATATAGTAAATAAAGTTCAGAAGGGAGTTGATCATTGGGAGCCTTGTTGGTAAGCCTGGCTTTCCATTATTTGCATGATTTGGAGTTGGCTGCTGACACCCAAAAAAGAAACCAGTCAACAGATGCACAAAACTTTGTGTTTCATTGTGCTACTACTTACTCAGGAATTTGCGGCAACCAAAGGAAACATGAAGAACAATTGCAACTTGGACtttaagcttttttttttttttctggtaccCAGAAAACATAGGCCATAAAGGCTTAATTGCTTGCCACCGCCTTCAGCTGGTATCCTGAGTGAATTAGATAGATAGTACTAATTTAGTTACTAGAGACTCGAGGATACAAATGCCATAAAATCTGAGGTATGCCTTTTTAGGAAGTAATGCCAAACGCCAGCAATCAAGAACTCTTAATATCCCACAATTTGAGACTTGAGATAGGTTTGGATGAATTTACAATGTTGTACATAGGTCTTGTTCCCAATGGCGTCTGAATTTGTAAAATGCTAATTTTAGAAAatcagaacaaaaaaaaaaatccaagatAGGTGTTTCTTATTAATTTTCAGctttttttttactcaaaaaatttattgaggatttgaaaatcaattgaaaacacaacaaaacAGCATTTCTAGAATCTAAAATCAAGTGTTGAAAATTAATTGAGAACAAGATCTTAGATTCAAGCTTTGAAATTATATGTGAGGCAGGTGGGAAAAGTTACTTTTTGATCAAATGACAAAATGGAAAAGCTAATTCAATGTGGTgccaactaggggtggcaattttcgacacgacctgaaaacacgacacgaatctaacacgaaattaatgggtttggattgaggtttcgggaattcgggtcagaatcgggttggacccgatgaacccgaaaagaaaacaggtcgatttcgggtcaacccgtggtgacctgatatgacccgatatgacccgtttacgaattaaaaataatttaataaacataaaaataattttatctaactaaactaagttattctttttttcaaaggcattaattacttaatcgaatttatttaatttgtgtgaagttgaaattattatatttggacaaataatatattatattattttttacttttatattgttttaatttattttatattttgtttgggataaaacacttttacggtgtttaatttattttagatttggtttgaaattatttatttaaatttttattacttgattatgtaattagttttgtgagaaattgattttattagaaattacaatgataaattaataaattaaaattaaatttcgggtcatttcgggtcgacccgccaacccgtcaacctgaaattttcgggttcgggtcagcatacctgacccgtcacgggttgacaggtcgggttcgggtcaacagattttctggcgagttgacccgaacccgacccgccaacctgatttggacccgaattgccacccctagtgcCAACTTTTAGAAATTGTCTCTCATTTTAGACATTCAAAAAGTGGAAATATAAAATTGACTATGGGATGGAGAGAATAATATTCTTACATCAAGCCATTTAATTATCGATTATTTGGTACTCAAAAATTCATGTTTCCAGCTGCACaattttcttttaacaaattGTAATTATTCAGTCTCTAATTGTTTCAGAATGAATGATGGAAACAATAACAATCGTTATAGGATAACATTATAATCAACATAGTCGAGAAAGTCTTGATCTAATAGTTAAACCTGACATTCTAGGATTTAGAGATTTTGAATTTAAATCCTCTTTCATCTTCTCGTTTCTTAAATTTCACTCCCCtcctactaaaaaaaaaattaaaacgaaTAACATAATCAACATATATAGAGTTAAGACTCAAAAAGAAGCTTTGGTACatgtgatctttttttttttttttcaaagggaGACTCCGACTCCATATATACGTACAGATagcaaaaagaaaatggaagctTTGAGAGTAGAACCATGAATCTTATATAGTTAATTTATacgtacatacatatatacacacacatatatatatattgaagtgTGTGCATGTGTGTAAAATGGAAAAGATTCTACTAAATAACATGGAAATTCTTGATGGACATCAAAAAAATTAAAGCCTTATAAGACCAAAAGTTTTACATTGTTTAATAAATAGAAACACATATTTCGTATGGTGCAAACACTACTTTGCATAAGAACAAATACTTTGGCAGAGA
This Coffea arabica cultivar ET-39 chromosome 3e, Coffea Arabica ET-39 HiFi, whole genome shotgun sequence DNA region includes the following protein-coding sequences:
- the LOC113737971 gene encoding F-box/kelch-repeat protein At3g23880-like, with the translated sequence MESTAPKVPHGHLPPELIFDILLRLLVKSLLRFTCVSKSWNSLISSPEFIKTHLKETSNARNTAHRKLIFSSTFSPVLDFLTECNFDSVLYSPTIEATDMVTHMVASSMTEATKIQHPAKKSIDIVGSCNGLVCIAMEYTFNPFASDSIRDLCFFLWNPSIRKYRKLPQCSFGFDFENSDVAAYGFGYDELHDDYKFIAFLRVRSPEKIAEDYDVEIYSQRTNSWKTNEVFKKYCFLPFQGGYFVDGKLHWSGTFHHEEEDHYPSYKIVSFDLADETYGEIELPENYKRKSNALRWSIGVLGEGRLAFFWLHTPDLDVWIMTDYGATQSWTKMCSIRYPKDLQCRLGFHLNVHPVFLSKRGELLLKVKSLLLLYNLEDGAYKILEVRSKLRGFRGILKVDM
- the LOC113737972 gene encoding F-box/kelch-repeat protein At3g23880-like, producing MNYSTYDSIPRPINSEDLKKHIQEQLTYWVCIATQKRHLFLWNPSNRKYKRLPDSGLEFRYTDSTAVHSCLLTYGFGHDELHDDYKVVANLVLCLVLDPGEQVVKVFTQRTNSWERNQGAKHILVLQDWRVTTKTGGTFSNDKLHWTPNSGSYYHRCEKEIVSLDLANESSGEVELTDHMGQPKYPRDHFYRWTIGGFRERCLACFVVIIRISQSREL